Proteins from a single region of Paraglaciecola sp. T6c:
- a CDS encoding SDR family oxidoreductase: MKKNQFTMQDPRSQYHMSDTEKDSEQPDPGLDEILKPKADHGEDTYLGSNRLKGRKALITGGDSGIGRAVAIAFAREGADVVINYLPSEEEDAKDTLQVLKASGINAFGIPGDISDEEFCKSLVTQSAECLGSIDILVNNAGKQQFVADLEDLTTEQFCQTYATNVFGMFWITKAAVKHMPPGASIINSTSIQSYQPSAGLLDYASTKGAITSFTKGVAKMLIDKGIRVNGVAPGPIWTPLQQSGGQPAKKLPTFGENVPIGRPGQPAELAPVYVYLASQESSYVTAEIMGVTGGQHLP; this comes from the coding sequence ATGAAAAAAAATCAATTTACGATGCAGGATCCCAGAAGCCAGTATCACATGAGCGATACTGAAAAAGACAGCGAACAACCCGACCCCGGCTTAGATGAAATATTAAAGCCTAAAGCGGATCATGGTGAAGATACTTATCTTGGAAGTAACAGGTTGAAAGGTCGAAAAGCATTAATAACCGGAGGGGACTCTGGCATTGGCAGAGCTGTTGCCATTGCGTTTGCAAGAGAGGGAGCTGATGTCGTTATTAACTATCTGCCAAGTGAAGAAGAAGATGCAAAAGACACGTTACAGGTCTTAAAAGCAAGTGGCATTAACGCTTTCGGGATCCCTGGGGACATATCTGACGAAGAGTTTTGCAAAAGCTTAGTCACTCAGAGTGCTGAATGCCTCGGCTCAATCGATATATTGGTAAACAACGCGGGGAAACAACAGTTCGTCGCCGACTTAGAAGATTTAACGACTGAGCAATTCTGTCAAACTTACGCGACTAATGTGTTTGGTATGTTTTGGATAACCAAAGCTGCGGTAAAACATATGCCGCCGGGCGCCAGTATTATCAACAGTACGTCAATTCAGAGTTATCAGCCTTCAGCTGGTCTACTGGATTATGCATCAACTAAAGGTGCAATCACCAGTTTCACTAAGGGCGTAGCAAAAATGCTGATTGATAAAGGCATTCGAGTTAATGGCGTTGCTCCAGGTCCCATTTGGACACCGCTGCAGCAAAGTGGTGGACAACCAGCAAAAAAATTACCGACATTTGGTGAGAACGTTCCCATTGGCAGGCCTGGACAACCAGCTGAGTTAGCCCCTGTTTATGTGTATTTAGCTTCACAAGAATCTAGTTATGTCACCGCTGAAATCATGGGTGTAACGGGTGGACAACATCTCCCCTAA
- a CDS encoding DUF1852 domain-containing protein, which translates to MNNHFTFSIKRICFDENYHPSDNTRITTNFANLARGKRRQQNLRNALQMINNRFNALAFWDNQKGDRYSAELEIISVDIDVEGKGETFPTIEILKSNIIDHVTNQRIEGIVGNNFSSYVRDYDFSVILSQHNKGKASFSIPDDFGDLHGKLFKHFVDSDVYQKNFSKPPVICLSVSENKTYQRTENQHPVLGYEYKPNGSSLTEQYFAKMGLTVRYFMPANSVAPLAFYFSGDLLNDYTNLELISTISTMETFQKIYRPEIYNANAVAGKHYQPNLRHQDHSLTQIEYDREERNQLAVEQGKFVEEHFIKPYKPILEQWSANSAF; encoded by the coding sequence ATGAATAACCATTTTACATTTTCCATTAAGCGTATTTGTTTCGATGAAAATTACCATCCGTCGGACAATACCCGTATTACCACGAATTTCGCTAACTTGGCCAGAGGGAAGCGTCGCCAACAGAATTTGCGCAATGCTTTACAGATGATCAATAACCGTTTCAATGCCTTAGCATTTTGGGATAACCAAAAAGGCGATCGTTACTCGGCTGAGCTTGAGATTATTTCGGTAGATATAGACGTTGAAGGAAAAGGCGAAACATTCCCTACCATTGAGATCTTAAAAAGCAATATTATTGATCACGTCACCAACCAGCGTATTGAAGGGATTGTGGGTAATAACTTTTCCTCTTATGTGCGTGATTATGACTTTAGCGTTATTTTGTCACAGCACAATAAAGGCAAAGCGTCGTTTAGTATTCCCGATGATTTTGGCGATTTGCACGGCAAGCTGTTTAAGCATTTCGTAGACTCAGACGTGTACCAGAAAAACTTTAGTAAACCCCCTGTTATTTGCCTGAGCGTGTCAGAAAACAAAACCTATCAGCGCACTGAAAATCAACATCCTGTATTAGGTTATGAATATAAGCCGAACGGTTCGTCGTTAACAGAACAGTACTTCGCAAAGATGGGCTTAACGGTTCGCTACTTTATGCCTGCGAACAGTGTTGCGCCTTTGGCGTTCTACTTTTCGGGGGATTTACTTAATGATTACACCAATCTTGAGTTAATCAGCACTATCAGCACCATGGAAACCTTTCAGAAAATTTACCGCCCTGAGATTTATAACGCTAACGCGGTAGCAGGTAAGCATTATCAACCGAATTTACGCCATCAAGATCATTCGCTGACCCAAATTGAATACGATCGAGAAGAGCGAAACCAGTTAGCGGTTGAGCAAGGCAAGTTTGTTGAAGAGCACTTCATCAAACCCTATAAGCCTATTCTTGAGCAGTGGTCTGCAAACAGCGCCTTTTAA
- a CDS encoding DUF421 domain-containing protein — protein sequence MLVNDPLADLFLRAIVLTGIAMFWVVLLVRVNGLRSFSKMTNFDFVMTVAIGSLLAGASQSTDWTSFVQTILSMAMLFIVQFTTATIRKKSSTFESVMQNQPALLMKDGVILHAALKATRVAENDLIAKLREANVLHLSQVRAVVLETTGDISVIHGDSCSDAILQGVRTVK from the coding sequence ATGCTTGTTAACGATCCACTAGCGGACCTTTTCTTGCGAGCAATAGTGTTAACGGGAATAGCTATGTTCTGGGTCGTTTTACTTGTGCGAGTAAATGGTTTGAGGTCGTTTTCTAAGATGACCAACTTTGATTTTGTTATGACAGTCGCCATTGGCTCTTTGCTGGCAGGAGCAAGCCAGTCAACCGACTGGACCAGTTTCGTGCAGACAATTCTCTCTATGGCAATGCTCTTCATCGTCCAATTTACCACCGCTACTATTCGTAAAAAATCATCAACGTTCGAGTCTGTGATGCAAAATCAGCCCGCTTTACTCATGAAAGACGGAGTCATTTTGCATGCCGCCTTAAAAGCCACTCGTGTTGCAGAAAATGATCTCATCGCGAAGCTTCGAGAAGCAAATGTTTTGCACCTCTCACAAGTTCGTGCTGTTGTGCTGGAAACCACTGGCGACATTTCTGTCATCCATGGCGACAGCTGCTCTGATGCCATACTACAAGGTGTTCGAACGGTGAAGTGA
- a CDS encoding DUF1989 domain-containing protein — MSNEIKPRSGTAFKLKKGERLKVTDPLGEQVADIYCFNEHNFKEFLSSGRSLDYNESLTFKVGSKLYSNQSDVMLKIVEDMVEDHDFLLTPCSVDTFKYFYPNEKPVPGCHGNLVNAFSEFGIPEHLIGTTFNTFMNVSVGEDGSFKVLPPKSKAGDYTIFEASMDLIVGLTACSAGESNNFKYKPINYEILK; from the coding sequence ATGAGTAACGAAATAAAACCTAGAAGCGGCACAGCATTTAAATTGAAGAAAGGGGAACGGTTGAAAGTTACCGATCCTTTAGGGGAGCAAGTCGCCGATATATATTGCTTTAATGAACATAATTTTAAGGAGTTTTTGTCTTCTGGTCGTTCGTTAGATTATAACGAATCGCTGACATTTAAGGTGGGCAGTAAACTTTACTCCAATCAAAGCGACGTTATGCTGAAAATTGTTGAAGACATGGTTGAAGATCACGACTTTCTATTAACGCCTTGCAGTGTTGATACATTCAAGTATTTTTACCCAAATGAAAAGCCTGTTCCTGGGTGTCATGGAAATTTAGTGAATGCATTTTCTGAATTCGGTATACCTGAGCATTTAATCGGAACGACCTTCAACACATTCATGAATGTTTCGGTGGGTGAGGACGGTAGCTTCAAAGTTCTTCCACCGAAAAGTAAAGCCGGTGATTACACTATATTTGAAGCCTCCATGGACCTAATAGTAGGTTTAACGGCGTGCTCAGCTGGCGAATCGAATAACTTTAAATACAAACCAATTAATTATGAAATTTTAAAGTGA
- the gntA gene encoding guanitoxin biosynthesis heme-dependent pre-guanitoxin N-hydroxylase GntA gives MNSQGERPSSIENFIKQDGFPCVGAKIALNKDQIVTRDFGDIFSNQNNQNILDELYQFITIYNSSKPLYFSFVATFKNSILTSEKEFEDALWSKLQNLYNRDSMTHTWDRRVSDNPDDSEFSFSLGGEAFFIIGLSPFAERRARRFEHPTIVFNLHSQFQILKETNKFTALRDRIRTNEEVFSGSPNPNLYDHGELSEARQYSGRAVSNSWRCPFSTRKKDE, from the coding sequence ATGAATTCTCAAGGAGAACGACCTTCATCGATAGAAAACTTCATTAAGCAGGATGGTTTTCCCTGTGTCGGAGCAAAGATAGCATTAAATAAAGATCAAATCGTCACACGTGATTTTGGTGATATTTTCTCAAATCAAAATAATCAAAATATACTTGATGAGCTATATCAATTTATAACTATTTATAATTCGAGTAAGCCTTTATATTTTAGCTTTGTGGCCACTTTTAAAAACTCGATATTAACGAGTGAGAAAGAGTTCGAAGACGCCTTGTGGAGTAAGCTCCAAAATTTGTATAACCGAGACTCAATGACCCACACGTGGGATAGAAGAGTGAGCGATAACCCGGATGATAGTGAATTTAGCTTTAGTCTCGGCGGAGAAGCATTTTTCATCATAGGTCTCTCACCATTTGCAGAGCGAAGAGCGAGAAGATTCGAACACCCCACTATCGTTTTTAACCTGCATAGCCAATTTCAAATATTGAAGGAAACAAACAAGTTCACGGCATTAAGAGACAGAATCAGAACAAATGAAGAAGTTTTTTCTGGCTCACCTAACCCAAATTTATACGACCATGGTGAACTTTCTGAAGCCCGGCAATACAGCGGTAGGGCGGTCAGCAATTCATGGAGATGTCCATTTTCAACGAGGAAAAAAGATGAGTAA
- a CDS encoding AI-2E family transporter: MNVKLVAKRALVQAVTTVAVLLFTWLIIGNSKIFLVAFGGILIAVMFSGSARWLAKKTNITAKVWLPISMLAPVLLLGLLMTYAAPKISTQANELVDRMPEALEFVRGQFTEFSSIGKFNDNLDKITNYDPKMSTVMNAVSSLLSSTINGFGNFIFAIILAIFLSINPKWYVNGGLSLVPLQHKNKAQDLLKRCETALAGWLLAKLASMVMVGLFTTVGLWALGIDLALILGIIAALLSFIPNLGPLLAFIPAGLVSILTGIDTLLYVSILYVGVQTVESYVLTPILQAEIASLPPALVLLVQVLLASMVGMAGVLLAAPLTVLLIVITNQLYVKRLQGYKEQDSS; the protein is encoded by the coding sequence ATGAATGTAAAGTTGGTCGCAAAGCGCGCACTCGTGCAGGCTGTTACAACAGTAGCCGTATTGCTTTTTACGTGGTTGATAATAGGAAACAGCAAAATATTCCTTGTTGCTTTCGGAGGGATCTTGATTGCCGTAATGTTTTCTGGCTCTGCTCGTTGGCTCGCGAAAAAGACGAACATCACGGCGAAAGTATGGCTTCCAATTTCTATGCTCGCTCCTGTATTGCTGTTAGGCCTTTTAATGACTTACGCTGCCCCCAAGATATCAACGCAAGCGAATGAATTGGTCGATAGAATGCCAGAAGCGCTAGAGTTCGTTCGAGGCCAATTCACAGAATTCAGCTCAATCGGAAAGTTTAACGATAATCTAGACAAAATCACCAACTATGATCCAAAGATGAGTACAGTAATGAATGCTGTCTCTAGCTTATTATCATCAACCATAAATGGCTTCGGAAACTTCATATTCGCTATTATTTTGGCAATATTTTTATCTATAAACCCCAAATGGTATGTTAACGGCGGCCTTAGTTTGGTTCCTTTACAGCATAAGAATAAAGCGCAAGATCTTTTAAAGCGTTGCGAGACTGCTTTAGCAGGTTGGCTACTCGCTAAATTAGCATCAATGGTCATGGTCGGCCTGTTTACAACTGTTGGCCTGTGGGCATTGGGGATCGATTTAGCGTTAATACTGGGGATTATTGCTGCTCTTTTATCTTTCATTCCTAACCTTGGGCCTCTGTTGGCATTTATACCCGCAGGTTTAGTAAGTATTCTTACTGGAATTGATACATTGCTTTACGTTTCTATTTTGTATGTTGGAGTACAAACTGTAGAAAGTTACGTTCTCACACCAATACTTCAAGCTGAGATTGCAAGCTTACCCCCCGCTTTGGTTCTGTTGGTTCAAGTGTTACTAGCCAGTATGGTGGGTATGGCGGGTGTGTTACTAGCTGCCCCACTGACCGTCTTACTCATCGTTATTACCAACCAACTTTACGTAAAACGCCTTCAAGGTTATAAAGAACAGGATAGTAGTTAG